The proteins below are encoded in one region of Chelmon rostratus isolate fCheRos1 chromosome 21, fCheRos1.pri, whole genome shotgun sequence:
- the uros gene encoding uroporphyrinogen-III synthase: MHVLLLKEPRDGESGPDPYIKELASHGCKATLIPVLSFKFVSLNTLSDKLFQPEKHGGLVFTSPRAVEAVRMCLEAEERREEWNSSVKDKWNTKSIYVVGKATAALVRNLGLNPLGEDTGTAEDLSRVIIEREDTNIPPFFFPCGSIKREVLPTALRDNGVPLETLTVYQTAEHPDVEKNLKNYFTEQGAPACIAFFSPSGVKFCLEVVRRLSGEQLTQIKFAAIGPTTRDAMTAEGLCVSCAAEKPTAEHLAAAIAKALQ; this comes from the exons ATGCATGTGCTGCTTCTCAAAGAGCCAAGAGATGGAGAGTCTGGACCTGATCCTTACATTAAG GAGCTGGCATCACATGGATGCAAAGCAACCCTAATTCCTGTGCTGTCTTTTAAGTTTGTCTCATTGAACACTTTGTCAGATAAG CTGTTCCAACCAGAGAAACATGGTGGTCTGGTGTTTACCAGTCCACGAGCAGTGGAGGCTGTGAGGATGTGCTtagaagcagaagaaagaagGGAAG AATGGAACAGCTCTGTGAAAGACAAGTGGAACACCAAGTCCATCTATGTGGTTGGGAAGGCAACTGCTGCATTAG tACGAAATCTGGGTCTGAACCCTTTAGGCGAGGATACAGGGACAGCAGAGGACCTGTCACGCGTCATCATTGAAC GAGAGGACACAAATATTCCACCATTTTTCTTCCCCTGTGGCTCAATCAAAAGAGAAGTCTTGCCTACGGCTTTAAGGGACAATG GAGTGCCCCTAGAGACTCTGACTGTCTATCAAACAGCTGAACATCCAGATGTGGAGAAAAATCTGAAGAACTATTTCACAGAGCAG GGCGCCCCGGCCTGCATAGCTTTCTTCAGTCCATCCGGAGTGAAGTTTTGCCTGGAAGTGGTTCGGAGGCTGTCAGGCGAACAGCTGACTCAGATAAAG TTTGCAGCCATAGGGCCTACGACCCGAGACGCTATGACAGCAGAGggtctgtgtgtcagctgtgctgcagaaaagCCAACAGCTGAACACCTTGCAGCAGCGATAGCCAAAGCTCTACAGTAA